The proteins below come from a single Alligator mississippiensis isolate rAllMis1 chromosome 2, rAllMis1, whole genome shotgun sequence genomic window:
- the LOC102559939 gene encoding homeobox protein SIX4, whose product MQRAAGRGVPPGGAAESGAAGLPGKPDRPRAAGGGGPGGAGSSSGSSSMSSAAAAGPEQPEIKQEQALEMLSEAPRDAAAATAAFPLEPEPRGSAPPPPPPPPLPLAFSPEHVACVCEALQQGGDLDRLARFLWSLPPSDLLRGSESLLKARALVAFHQGIYAELYSILESHSFDAANHPLLQELWYKARYSEAERARGRPLGAVDKYRLRRKFPLPRTIWDGEETVYCFKEKSRNALKELYRHNRYPSPAEKRHLAKITGLSLTQVSNWFKNRRQRDRNPAEAQCKSESDGNPSTEDESSKGQEDLSPHPLSNSSDGVTSLSLPSPMEPVYMQQLGNAKISLSSSGVLLNGNLVPATTSPVFLNGSSFLQGPNGVILNGLSVGASQTVTLNAPKTTSSAVSNGVSITDILSSSSEDVKDFKILQASVSSSAEAPTSYSPNNVPVSFPGLIPSTEVKRESVQTVASQDGGSVVTFTAPVQINQYGIVQIPNSGTNGQLLNGSIGFSPLQLPPVSVAASQGNISVNPSTSDGGTFTSDSSTAQQGKVFFSPLTPSAVVYTVPNSGQAIGTVKQEGLERSLVFSQLMPVGQNAQLNVNMSSENVSGGGLPSMASSLVNVTPPHNFPLAPPTLLNAAELNSGISESQSMSAPVTSTSTVISISNTNYATLQNCALITGQDLMALSTAQPALGEIVSPPEDRVSHPSASVHPDFVREHRLVLQSVPDVKENFLSNSESKSPSNLLMLDTKSKYVMSNMVDPVCEELETDKKELAKLQTVQMDEDMQDL is encoded by the exons ATGCAGCGCGCGGCCGGGCGCGGAGTGCCGCCGGGGGGAGCGGCGGAGAGCGGCGCGGCCGGGCTGCCGGGGAAACCCGATCGGCCGCGGGCTGCCGGCGGGGGGGGGCCGGGAGgggccggcagcagcagcggcagcagcagcatgtcttcggccgccgccgccggcccggAGCAGCCGGAGATCAAGCAGGAGCAGGCGCTGGAGATGCTGTCGGAGGCGCCCCGCgacgccgccgccgccaccgccgcctTCCCGCTGGAGCCGGAGCCGCGGGGCAGCGcccctccgccgccgccgccgccgccgctgccgctggCCTTCTCGCCGGAGCACGTCGCGTGCGTGTGCGAGGCGCTGCAGCAGGGGGGGGACCTGGACCGCCTGGCCCGCTTCCTCTGGTCGCTGCCGCCCAGCGACCTGCTACGTGGCAGCGAGAGCCTGCTGAAGGCGCGCGCGCTCGTGGCTTTCCACCAGGGCATCTACGCGGAGCTGTACAGCATCCTGGAGAGCCACAGCTTCGACGCCGCCAACCACccgctgctgcaggagctgtggtACAAGGCGCGCTACAGCGAGGCGGAGCGCGCCCGCGGGCGGCCGCTGGGCGCCGTGGACAAGTACCGCCTGCGCAGGAAGTTCCCGCTGCCCCGCACCATCTGGGACGGCGAGGAGACGGTGTACTGCTTCAAGGAGAAGTCGCGCAACGCGCTCAAGGAGCTGTACCGCCACAACCGCTACCCCTCGCCGGCCGAGAAGCGCCACCTGGCCAAGATCACGGGGCTCTCGCTCACGCAGGTCAGCAACTGGTTCAAGAACCGGCGCCAGCGCGACCGCAACCCGGCCGAGGCGCAGTGCAAGAG TGAGTCCGATGGCAATCCCAGCACCGAAGATGAATCCAGCAAGGGCCAGGAGGACCTGTCTCCACATCCGCTGTCCAACTCGTCCGACGGCGTTACCAGCCTgagcctccccagccccatggagccggTGTACATGCAGCAGCTCGGAAACGCGAAAATCTCTCTCAGTTCTTCTGGCGTTCTCTTGAATGGGAACCTTGTGCCTGCCACTACTTCTCCTGTCTTCCTGAACGGCAGCTCGTTTCTTCAGGGACCCAATGGTGTCATTCTCAACGGACTCAGCGTGGGGGCTTCCCAGACTGTGACTTTAAACGCACCCAAAACTACTTCGAGTGCGGTGAGCAACGGGGTGTCCATCACCGACATATTATCATCCTCTTCTGAAGATGTCAAGGACTTCAAAATCCTCCAGGCTTCTGTGTCTAGCTCTGCAGAGGCACCCACATCGTACAGTCCCAACAACGTGCCCGTCTCTTTCCCGGGGTTGATACCCAGCACGGAGGTGAAAAGGGAAAGCGTACAAACTGTTGCCTCTCAAGATGGAGGCTCCGTTGTTACTTTTACTGCTCCCGTCCAAATAAACCAGTATGGCATTGTCCAGATCCCGAATTCAGGAACAAATGGTCAGCTGCTAAACGGAAGCATCGGTTTTTCTCCTCTGCAACTGCCTCCGGTTTCTGTTGCAGCTTCGCAAG GTAACATTTCAGTAAACCCAAGTACATCAGACGGGGGTACTTTTACAAGTGACTCTTCAACAGCGCAGCAGGGAAAAGTTTTCTTCAgccccctcactcccagtgcAGTGGTGTATACGGTTCCCAATTCAGGTCAGGCAATAGGGACTGTTAAGCAAGAAGGATTGGAAAGAAGCCTCGTGTTTTCCCAGTTGATGCCAGTCGGTCAAAACGCGCAACTAAACGTAAACATGTCTTCTGAAAACGTATCTGGCGGAGGCCTCCCGTCCATGGCTTCCTCGCTGGTCAACGTAACTCCCCCCCATAACTTCCCCCTAGCTCCACCCACCCTTTTAAATGCTGCAGAGCTGAACTCGGGTATCTCAGAGAGCCAGTCCATGTCAGCACCTGTAACAAGTACGTCTACTGTGATATCTATCAGCAACACTAACTATGCAACTCTTCAAAACTGTGCCCTCATTACTGGTCAAGATCTAATGGCATTGTCTACAGCACAGCCTGCACTTGGGGAAATAGTTTCACCGCCCGAAGACCGCGTCAGCCATCCGTCCGCATCGGTTCACCCAGATTTTGTGAGAGAGCACAGGTTAGTTCTGCAGTCGGTACCCGACGTCAAAGAGAATTTCTTGTCAAATTCTGAGAGCAAGTCGCCCAGCAACTTACTGATGCTGGATACGAAATCCAAATATGTTATGAGTAACATGGTTGACCCCGTCTGCGAAGAACTGGAAACGGACAAAAAAGAGCTTGCCAAACTCCAGACAGTTCAGATGGATGAAGATATGCAAGACTTGTAA